From a single Calothrix sp. NIES-2098 genomic region:
- a CDS encoding response regulator receiver sensor signal transduction histidine kinase yields the protein MTATINDHKNSLHRDPARGIILVVDDNPANLQVLSSFLDRSSFEVWAARSGEKAIQRLDNDRLPDLILLDVMMPGMDGFETCKYLKSDPRFQDIPIVFMTALSDTADKVKGLRLGAVDYITKPFQYEEVLVRIEHQLQLRNLTKTLIAKNAELQQTQTQLIQAEKVATLGHLAAGIAHEVNNPINFIAGNLNFIEQYVGEVVDLLQLYQKYLPNPPVEIQNAIQTKDINFLLNDLSKIIQSMQSGTDRVTEIVSSLNNFSRHREAGKKLANLHEGLESTLLILGHRFKPNAYRPAIQIIKEYGELPPIECYPGELNQVFMNLICNAIDAIEDIQKNQNFEEVSRNPGVIRIKTEAIAERVILRIADNGSGIHEAEITNIFDAFYTTKPIGKGTGLGLSIAYQIVVNNHRGQLTCHSKLGSGTEFIIELPIR from the coding sequence ATGACGGCGACTATAAACGACCACAAAAATTCTCTGCATCGCGATCCTGCCAGAGGAATTATTTTAGTTGTGGATGATAATCCTGCTAATTTACAAGTTTTATCCAGCTTTTTAGATCGGTCTAGCTTTGAAGTTTGGGCGGCTCGCAGTGGTGAAAAAGCTATTCAAAGATTAGACAACGATCGTTTACCCGACTTAATCCTACTTGATGTGATGATGCCAGGAATGGATGGGTTTGAAACTTGTAAATATCTCAAAAGCGATCCGCGTTTTCAGGATATTCCGATCGTTTTTATGACGGCTCTTTCTGATACTGCTGATAAAGTAAAAGGATTGCGATTGGGAGCTGTAGACTACATTACTAAACCTTTTCAATATGAAGAAGTCTTAGTGCGCATAGAACACCAACTGCAACTGCGAAATCTCACAAAAACCTTGATTGCGAAAAACGCTGAATTACAGCAGACTCAAACCCAACTCATCCAAGCAGAAAAGGTAGCAACCTTGGGTCATTTAGCCGCCGGAATTGCTCATGAGGTAAATAATCCCATCAATTTTATCGCTGGTAACTTAAATTTTATCGAACAGTATGTTGGGGAAGTTGTAGATTTACTCCAGTTATATCAAAAGTATCTACCTAACCCACCTGTGGAAATTCAAAACGCTATTCAAACAAAAGATATAAACTTTTTATTAAATGATTTATCTAAAATTATTCAATCCATGCAATCTGGTACAGATCGCGTTACAGAAATTGTGTCATCGTTAAACAATTTCTCTCGCCATCGAGAAGCAGGTAAGAAACTGGCTAACCTGCATGAAGGTTTAGAAAGCACGCTACTCATTCTCGGTCATCGATTCAAACCTAATGCTTATCGTCCGGCAATTCAAATAATCAAAGAATACGGAGAATTGCCACCCATTGAATGCTATCCCGGCGAACTCAATCAAGTTTTTATGAATCTAATTTGCAATGCAATTGATGCAATTGAAGACATCCAAAAAAATCAAAACTTTGAGGAAGTTTCTCGAAATCCTGGCGTGATTCGGATTAAAACTGAGGCAATTGCAGAACGAGTGATTTTGCGAATTGCAGATAATGGATCGGGAATTCACGAAGCAGAAATAACAAACATATTCGATGCTTTTTATACTACAAAACCCATCGGTAAAGGAACAGGACTAGGATTATCTATTGCTTACCAAATTGTGGTTAATAATCATCGCGGTCAGCTAACTTGCCATTCAAAACTAGGAAGTGGCACAGAGTTTATTATTGAATTACCTATCCGTTAA
- a CDS encoding carbonic anhydrase codes for MERRNFLKLGATGAFGLMLAASDLLWQVKQAQASPQSLTPDAALQKLIEGNQRFVQHQPQYPDQSAARLLEVAQAQHPFATILSCADSRVPAEIVFDQGIGDIFDVRIAGNIATPEALGSIEYAVTLLDSPLLMVLGHERCGAVTAAVKKEELLGDISTFVKAIKPAVDKVKDLPGDAVDNAVVANVQYQIERLKRSRLLTERLESGKLKIVGGRYDLDTGKVSIIA; via the coding sequence ATGGAACGTCGTAATTTTTTGAAGTTAGGAGCCACAGGAGCATTTGGTCTGATGTTAGCTGCCAGCGATCTACTCTGGCAAGTTAAACAGGCTCAAGCCTCCCCCCAATCTCTCACCCCTGATGCTGCGCTGCAAAAGCTCATAGAGGGAAATCAACGCTTTGTCCAACATCAACCCCAGTACCCAGATCAATCGGCGGCGCGGTTACTAGAAGTTGCGCAGGCTCAACATCCGTTTGCAACTATCCTCAGTTGTGCGGATTCACGAGTACCCGCAGAAATTGTTTTCGATCAAGGTATCGGTGACATTTTTGATGTGCGGATTGCGGGAAATATTGCTACACCAGAAGCGCTGGGTAGTATTGAATATGCTGTTACCCTGCTAGACTCGCCGCTACTGATGGTGCTGGGACACGAACGATGTGGCGCTGTCACCGCCGCTGTGAAGAAAGAAGAGTTGCTTGGTGATATTAGTACCTTTGTGAAAGCAATTAAGCCTGCGGTAGACAAGGTGAAAGATCTGCCAGGGGACGCAGTGGACAACGCTGTAGTAGCAAACGTGCAATATCAAATTGAACGGTTAAAGCGATCGCGTCTTTTAACTGAGCGTTTGGAGTCTGGTAAACTCAAAATCGTGGGAGGTCGTTACGACTTAGATACAGGTAAGGTAAGTATTATTGCATAG
- a CDS encoding major facilitator superfamily MFS_1 — protein sequence MKTVSLSAEALLEQSPTIEQIKPVSTSAPILNTDSPPKISKQATRTSLKASTIDGVFATIFSNITGGVLLVNFLLQLGASPLEIGLLSSIPLLANFLQPLGAYLADRTSSRHWYTLAIFGPSRLLWLILVAGIAWFSCTETKSHQLVTWTLGIILITNILGALGGCAWFSWMAALVPPPLRGRYFGLRNSAASLANLLSVPVLGYAISTWPGGGIQGYGVLLFFGVIIGLISLACQFWMVDVNPQVYRAGKVSSQPEENSDKPQPTAFSILKDSNFLKFLVYFGVWTFAMNLSAPFFNLYMLQNLGLDLTTVTMYASLIAGANLVMLVVWGKLADRVGNRPLLLLVGVLIAVTPLFWLGAGTDSISVWIWLPTIHIITGGFGAAIDLCNSNIQMEMAPLDRPSQYFAIAAAVTGVSGGLGSAAGGFLAQLDIIGGLPGLFALSAALRLVALFPLLFVREPRSKPITHLMGKILPLKPKAELVSAEKMAA from the coding sequence GTGAAGACTGTATCTCTCTCTGCTGAAGCACTACTAGAACAATCACCTACTATTGAACAAATCAAGCCCGTATCGACATCAGCACCAATACTCAATACAGACTCGCCGCCGAAAATATCTAAACAAGCTACTCGTACTAGCTTAAAGGCATCCACTATAGATGGAGTGTTTGCCACAATTTTTTCTAATATTACCGGCGGCGTTTTACTGGTTAACTTCTTACTTCAGTTGGGTGCTAGTCCATTAGAAATCGGCTTGCTATCTTCAATTCCCTTGCTGGCGAATTTCTTACAACCCCTAGGAGCTTATCTCGCCGATCGCACTTCCAGCCGTCATTGGTATACCCTGGCAATTTTTGGCCCTTCCAGGCTGCTGTGGTTAATCTTAGTTGCGGGTATTGCTTGGTTCTCTTGTACTGAAACCAAATCTCACCAATTAGTCACTTGGACGCTGGGAATCATTCTGATTACCAATATCCTGGGAGCCTTAGGCGGTTGTGCTTGGTTTAGCTGGATGGCTGCTTTAGTTCCCCCTCCCTTGCGAGGGCGTTATTTTGGCTTGCGCAATAGTGCTGCTAGCTTGGCTAATCTCTTGTCCGTACCAGTCTTAGGATATGCGATCTCAACCTGGCCTGGTGGAGGAATCCAAGGCTACGGCGTACTGTTGTTTTTCGGCGTCATCATCGGCCTAATTAGTTTGGCCTGTCAGTTTTGGATGGTGGATGTCAATCCCCAAGTTTATCGCGCTGGTAAAGTTTCATCTCAACCTGAGGAAAATTCCGACAAACCCCAACCAACAGCATTCAGCATCCTGAAAGATAGTAACTTTTTAAAGTTTCTGGTCTATTTTGGCGTGTGGACATTTGCTATGAACCTCAGCGCCCCGTTTTTTAACCTTTATATGTTACAAAACTTGGGTTTAGATTTGACTACAGTCACAATGTATGCAAGTTTAATTGCTGGGGCGAACTTAGTCATGCTGGTAGTTTGGGGTAAGTTAGCCGATCGCGTCGGAAATCGTCCACTACTATTATTAGTTGGCGTGTTAATTGCAGTCACACCATTATTTTGGTTGGGAGCAGGAACTGACTCAATTTCTGTGTGGATATGGCTACCCACAATCCACATAATAACTGGTGGTTTTGGGGCAGCGATTGACTTGTGTAACAGTAATATTCAGATGGAAATGGCTCCTTTGGATCGTCCTTCGCAGTATTTTGCGATCGCCGCAGCTGTTACTGGTGTGAGTGGGGGTTTAGGTTCAGCAGCGGGTGGTTTCTTAGCCCAGTTAGATATTATTGGTGGCTTACCGGGACTATTTGCGCTATCTGCGGCTTTGCGGTTAGTTGCGCTGTTCCCCCTACTATTTGTACGAGAACCGCGTAGCAAGCCTATTACTCATTTGATGGGAAAAATCCTGCCCTTGAAGCCAAAAGCAGAGTTAGTTTCCGCAGAGAAAATGGCTGCTTAA
- a CDS encoding FHA domain-containing protein, protein MVQPPLQSRTVLSTNPFLELNNKGQIIYFELKKPQHILGRDPNIADLVVPQQWEVVSRCQGILRRDGADYRIYDGDGQKPSSNKLYVNHSLITPIEGHYLTHGVEIQIAQNPNQLIQVRYFNPSNAHSVTTPATRAISLKQRSILLGRDPQANLQLDAPTVSRRHATIDTDAQGRYILRDYSTNGVFIDGKQVTGTAVLFNGAKIRIGPFTLVVRDDNLEILDQGDRIRLEAHSLLLETNGKRRLDDLSFAIEPGQFVALVGGSGAGKSTLMRTLLGIEKITQGVVQINGEDLQKNYNLYRTHIGYVPQDDIIHRELTVAEVLTYAAKLRLPPDINLQPLVEQALEAIKMTDRRHALVSDLSGGQRKRVSIGVELLADPKLFFLDEPTSGLDPGLDKQMMLLLKDLAHQGGRTIILVTHATANITECDRIVFLGLGGRLCYFGTPQEALKFFGVKDFADIYIKLEQEQEVIKYATQFQQSTYYQHYIGNQINVGNQQLTKSFAPTRKKVSFRQQWLLLTQRYGQLILRDRVNLALSLLTAPIGISLITLAIKDKAPFILGEQPDPKLAPLALQVLFVFTCAALWVGLSSSLQEIVKESAIYFRERLVNLGLLAYLGSKVTILSILAIAQTLLIVTVILIGFKSPDPELFSWYIGLGITTFLTLLASFSLGLLVSTVVKNSSQANSALPLLLLPQIIFSGVLFKTQGIVNKLLSWLMLSRWSVGAYGSLLNVNSFVPEPTRLLDGSAIPQPFEPTSVYEATWRNLNLNWGLLLLHTVIYLLITFWLQKRKDIF, encoded by the coding sequence ATGGTACAGCCACCTTTACAAAGTCGGACTGTTTTAAGCACAAATCCCTTTTTAGAATTAAACAATAAAGGTCAAATTATATACTTTGAACTAAAAAAGCCTCAGCATATTTTGGGGCGCGACCCTAATATAGCTGATTTAGTTGTGCCGCAACAGTGGGAAGTGGTTTCCCGTTGTCAAGGAATACTGCGTCGAGATGGTGCAGACTACCGTATCTATGACGGCGATGGACAAAAACCTAGCAGTAATAAGCTATATGTCAATCATTCCCTGATTACGCCCATAGAAGGTCATTATTTAACCCACGGCGTAGAAATTCAAATCGCTCAAAACCCCAATCAACTAATTCAAGTCAGATATTTCAATCCCTCCAACGCACACTCGGTAACTACACCAGCAACCCGTGCAATTTCGTTAAAACAGCGTTCAATTTTACTCGGACGCGATCCTCAAGCTAACTTGCAGTTAGATGCTCCCACTGTTTCCCGGCGTCATGCCACAATTGATACAGATGCTCAAGGACGCTACATCCTGCGGGACTATAGCACCAATGGCGTGTTTATTGACGGTAAACAAGTTACGGGGACAGCCGTACTCTTTAACGGTGCGAAAATCCGCATTGGGCCGTTTACGCTGGTGGTGCGCGACGATAATTTAGAAATTCTCGATCAAGGCGATCGCATTCGTCTAGAAGCGCACAGCTTGTTACTGGAAACTAACGGTAAGCGGCGACTAGACGATCTATCTTTTGCGATTGAACCAGGACAATTTGTAGCTTTGGTTGGCGGGAGTGGTGCGGGTAAATCGACTTTAATGCGGACGCTGTTAGGAATTGAAAAAATTACTCAAGGTGTAGTACAAATCAATGGCGAAGATTTGCAGAAAAACTATAATTTGTACCGCACCCACATTGGTTACGTACCACAAGATGATATTATTCACCGCGAATTAACAGTTGCAGAAGTACTTACCTATGCAGCCAAACTGAGACTACCACCAGATATTAATCTGCAACCCCTGGTAGAACAGGCGTTAGAAGCAATTAAAATGACTGATCGCCGTCATGCATTAGTTAGCGATCTCAGCGGCGGACAACGCAAACGGGTTAGCATTGGCGTAGAATTGCTGGCAGATCCCAAATTGTTCTTTTTAGATGAACCAACTTCTGGACTCGATCCCGGATTGGATAAACAGATGATGCTGTTATTAAAAGATTTAGCGCATCAAGGGGGAAGAACAATTATTTTAGTAACTCATGCCACAGCTAATATTACCGAATGCGATCGCATTGTATTTCTCGGTTTAGGTGGCAGACTTTGTTATTTTGGCACGCCTCAAGAAGCTTTGAAGTTTTTTGGCGTCAAAGATTTTGCTGATATTTATATCAAACTCGAACAAGAGCAAGAAGTTATTAAATATGCAACGCAATTTCAGCAATCTACTTATTACCAACATTATATTGGCAATCAAATAAATGTAGGAAATCAACAATTAACAAAGTCGTTTGCACCCACGCGCAAGAAAGTTTCCTTTCGCCAGCAATGGTTATTATTGACTCAACGTTATGGGCAATTAATTTTACGCGATCGCGTCAATCTTGCTCTCTCTCTGTTAACAGCACCTATTGGTATTAGCCTGATTACTTTGGCAATTAAAGATAAAGCACCCTTTATTTTAGGCGAGCAACCAGATCCCAAACTCGCACCCTTAGCTTTGCAAGTATTGTTTGTCTTTACTTGTGCTGCATTGTGGGTAGGACTTTCTAGTTCTTTGCAAGAAATTGTGAAAGAGTCTGCTATTTACTTTAGAGAGCGCTTAGTTAATTTAGGATTATTAGCTTATCTTGGTTCTAAAGTTACAATATTGTCAATTTTGGCGATTGCCCAAACTCTGTTAATAGTTACAGTGATTCTTATAGGTTTTAAATCTCCAGATCCCGAACTATTTTCCTGGTATATCGGATTAGGAATTACTACCTTTTTAACTTTATTGGCTAGTTTTAGCTTGGGTTTACTTGTATCTACAGTTGTGAAAAATAGTAGCCAAGCAAATAGTGCCCTACCATTGCTCCTTTTACCGCAAATTATCTTCTCTGGAGTTTTATTTAAAACCCAAGGAATTGTGAATAAATTATTATCCTGGCTGATGTTAAGTCGTTGGTCAGTAGGAGCTTATGGCAGTTTGCTCAATGTTAATAGCTTTGTCCCAGAACCAACTAGATTACTAGACGGTAGTGCAATTCCTCAACCATTTGAACCCACATCAGTTTATGAGGCTACATGGAGAAATTTAAATTTGAATTGGGGGCTTTTACTGTTGCATACAGTTATTTATTTACTGATTACTTTTTGGTTACAAAAGCGTAAGGATATTTTTTAG
- a CDS encoding serine/threonine protein kinase, whose product MSLTLLNNRYQVLRVLGSGGFGETFLAEDTQMPSNRRCVIKQLKPVANNPQVYQLVQQRFQQEAAILEELGDRSHQIPKLYAYFVDNGQFYLVQEYIEGYTLTQKMQQQGVLHESDVKGILIDILPVLEFVHSKHIVHRDIKPDNIILRFADGKPILIDFGAVKVSMGTIITASGNSNQSIVIGTPGFMPMEQSVGRPVFSSDIYSLGLTAIYLLTGKLPAELPTDPATGDIVWRNLAFNISPDFAAVLDKAIQQSPRDRYLSARDMLTALQAPSIPTAVTVPVSQPTLITTPVTAGYVAAPTVPSQPPQYQPIPTPSPNPVISPKGLAPWQQGVIIGGAIGTLVVGGLWLVRGQLSNPQPATTIASSPSPTISPTLNSPTINNEETLPPTTSKSLGSTSSNSQRQVNYPATTTSTEKPTIPSNTNTTNTENPVAPASTLTEAGAKNLINKWLQAKQVMFAPPYDPQPASELTTGEQYEQVAGYDGSINSLKTDGHAYKYGLQQIDGVDEFSVNGNQAVIQVKVTEDRKLLDKNGNILPKETDFKTRTVRYNLQFVDRSWKIASTQILTK is encoded by the coding sequence ATGAGCTTGACGCTATTAAATAATCGATATCAAGTCCTGCGCGTACTGGGGAGTGGGGGATTTGGGGAAACTTTTTTAGCAGAAGATACTCAAATGCCCTCTAATCGTCGTTGTGTAATTAAACAACTTAAACCTGTAGCGAATAATCCTCAAGTTTACCAATTAGTACAGCAACGATTTCAGCAAGAAGCAGCAATTTTAGAAGAATTAGGCGATCGCAGCCATCAAATTCCCAAGTTGTATGCTTATTTTGTCGATAACGGGCAATTTTATTTAGTTCAAGAATATATTGAGGGTTACACCTTAACTCAAAAAATGCAACAGCAAGGGGTGTTGCATGAGAGTGATGTTAAGGGAATTTTAATTGATATTTTACCAGTTCTCGAATTTGTTCATAGCAAGCATATAGTCCATCGAGATATTAAACCAGACAATATTATTTTGCGTTTTGCTGATGGCAAACCCATCTTGATTGATTTCGGTGCAGTTAAAGTATCGATGGGTACAATAATTACTGCTTCTGGTAACTCTAACCAGTCAATTGTCATTGGTACGCCAGGATTTATGCCAATGGAACAATCGGTAGGTAGACCAGTATTTTCTAGTGACATATATAGTTTAGGACTGACAGCGATTTATTTACTTACAGGTAAATTACCAGCAGAATTGCCTACAGATCCCGCTACAGGTGATATTGTCTGGCGCAATTTGGCTTTCAATATTAGCCCCGATTTTGCAGCTGTATTGGATAAAGCCATTCAACAATCACCACGCGATCGCTATCTCAGCGCTAGAGATATGCTAACAGCATTGCAAGCACCATCAATTCCCACAGCCGTGACTGTACCTGTTTCTCAACCAACATTAATTACGACACCAGTAACAGCAGGTTATGTCGCCGCACCAACAGTTCCATCTCAACCACCCCAATATCAGCCGATTCCGACACCATCTCCAAATCCAGTTATATCTCCTAAAGGTTTAGCGCCTTGGCAACAAGGTGTAATTATTGGCGGCGCGATCGGAACATTAGTAGTAGGTGGCTTATGGTTAGTCAGAGGACAATTATCAAACCCACAGCCGGCGACAACTATAGCTTCATCTCCTTCGCCTACCATATCCCCAACTTTAAATTCACCTACTATCAATAATGAGGAAACATTACCTCCAACTACATCTAAATCATTGGGTTCTACCTCTTCTAATTCTCAGCGTCAGGTAAATTATCCCGCAACAACAACTAGCACAGAGAAGCCAACTATACCCAGTAATACTAATACAACCAATACAGAAAACCCTGTAGCACCAGCATCAACACTTACAGAAGCTGGAGCTAAAAATTTAATTAATAAATGGCTACAAGCAAAGCAAGTTATGTTTGCTCCTCCCTACGATCCTCAGCCAGCTTCTGAATTAACTACTGGCGAACAATATGAGCAAGTAGCTGGTTATGATGGCTCGATTAATTCTCTCAAAACCGATGGTCATGCTTATAAATATGGTTTACAACAAATTGATGGAGTAGACGAATTTTCAGTAAATGGTAATCAAGCTGTGATTCAAGTAAAAGTTACGGAAGACCGGAAACTTCTTGATAAAAATGGTAACATTCTGCCGAAAGAAACTGATTTTAAAACTAGAACGGTACGCTATAATTTACAATTTGTCGATCGAAGCTGGAAAATAGCTTCTACTCAAATACTTACCAAATAA
- a CDS encoding surface antigen D15 domain-containing protein produces MSDKYLQKRAVFWLQLSIFVLLGSMSSRAVQAQTINTVQVPPQQLPPPQDVQPPVPSPSPSPIQPQPLPPPEQLLPSPGPTTPEQPFPEKLPETIVVDRFEVVGSTVFSQEELAKATAEFTKRPISLAEIFQARSKITDLYVKKGYITSGAYIPPQTIKSGVVRIQVVEGKLEEIQVTGTRRLNPNYVRSRLAIATKAPLNRERLLEALQLLQLNPLIKNLSAELSAGSRPGVSVLQVEVKEARTFSSQIVLDNGRSPSVGSFRRRLQINQANLLGFGDGFNFAYTNTDGSNAFDVGYTLPLNARNGTLAFNFGTTSSNVIEEPFNILDIQSSSRYYEITYRQPIIQTPTQEFALGLTASRRESEASYLDIDRIPFPSRGADEQGRTRISALRFFQEWTSRNSREVIALRSQFNLGIDVLNPTINQEAPDSRFFSWQGQAQWARLLAPETLLLVRANTQLASRALLPLEQLGLGGIDSVRGYRQDYLLTDNGAFASAEVQVPVLRLPQINSILQVIPFVDFGVAWNSSNTDNPDPNTLASVGLGLRWTQGDRFTARLDWGIPLVSVESRDNTWQENGLYFSVIYNPF; encoded by the coding sequence ATGAGCGATAAATATCTTCAGAAGCGAGCAGTATTTTGGTTACAACTGAGTATATTTGTGTTGCTTGGCAGCATGAGTTCTAGAGCAGTGCAGGCTCAAACTATTAATACTGTACAGGTGCCGCCGCAACAACTGCCACCGCCTCAAGATGTGCAACCACCTGTACCTTCCCCATCTCCTTCACCCATACAGCCGCAGCCATTACCCCCACCAGAACAGCTACTTCCCTCACCTGGCCCCACTACACCTGAGCAGCCCTTCCCAGAAAAGCTGCCAGAAACTATTGTTGTAGACAGGTTTGAAGTTGTTGGGAGTACAGTATTTAGCCAGGAAGAGTTAGCGAAAGCAACTGCGGAATTTACCAAACGGCCGATATCTTTAGCTGAGATATTTCAGGCTCGTTCTAAAATCACAGATTTATATGTCAAGAAAGGTTATATTACTTCCGGTGCTTATATTCCACCGCAAACTATCAAATCTGGGGTAGTAAGAATTCAGGTTGTTGAAGGAAAATTAGAAGAAATTCAAGTAACTGGTACTCGACGACTGAATCCGAATTATGTGCGCAGCCGTTTAGCGATCGCCACAAAAGCGCCACTGAATCGGGAACGGTTGCTAGAAGCACTGCAACTATTACAACTGAATCCTTTAATTAAAAACTTGTCTGCGGAACTATCCGCCGGTTCGCGTCCGGGTGTGAGTGTCTTACAAGTTGAAGTCAAAGAAGCAAGAACCTTTAGTTCGCAAATCGTGCTGGATAATGGGCGATCGCCTAGTGTAGGTAGTTTCCGCCGTCGATTACAAATCAATCAAGCTAACTTGCTGGGATTCGGTGATGGCTTTAATTTCGCTTACACTAATACCGATGGCAGCAATGCCTTTGATGTTGGTTATACATTACCCCTCAATGCGCGTAACGGTACCCTAGCTTTTAACTTTGGCACTACATCCAGCAATGTCATTGAAGAACCTTTTAATATCCTAGATATTCAATCCTCTTCCCGTTACTACGAAATTACCTACCGTCAGCCAATTATCCAAACTCCCACTCAAGAATTTGCTTTGGGTTTGACTGCTTCTCGGCGCGAAAGCGAAGCCAGTTATCTAGACATAGACCGCATACCCTTCCCTTCACGAGGCGCTGACGAACAAGGACGCACGCGCATTTCTGCACTGCGCTTTTTTCAGGAATGGACAAGTCGTAATAGCCGTGAAGTTATTGCTCTGCGCTCTCAATTTAACTTGGGTATAGATGTATTAAATCCAACTATTAATCAAGAAGCTCCCGACAGTCGCTTTTTCTCATGGCAAGGTCAAGCCCAGTGGGCAAGGTTGTTGGCTCCAGAAACATTGTTGCTCGTCCGTGCTAATACGCAATTAGCATCTAGAGCGCTGCTGCCTTTAGAACAGTTGGGTTTAGGTGGAATTGATAGCGTTCGCGGCTACAGACAAGATTATTTATTGACGGATAATGGTGCTTTTGCTTCCGCAGAAGTTCAAGTCCCAGTTCTGCGCCTACCCCAAATCAATAGCATTTTACAGGTGATCCCATTTGTTGACTTTGGTGTGGCTTGGAATAGTTCTAATACAGACAACCCAGACCCTAACACCTTAGCATCCGTTGGTTTAGGCCTGCGCTGGACACAAGGCGATCGCTTTACCGCCCGTCTTGATTGGGGTATTCCTTTAGTTTCTGTGGAATCCAGAGACAACACCTGGCAAGAAAACGGGTTGTATTTTTCTGTAATCTATAATCCTTTTTAA
- the dacB gene encoding putative D-alanyl-D-alanine carboxypeptidase, which produces MRIFSQLPYLVRILVIATIVAVSVVICGTLAMRFSASNPPVQAKTSPTATTTVAAQPNSVTPALPTAIPTNSTPIEVNKVTEIQKKPTSNQLAFGHFPYTQANPNQMMLIGSYANGAEQRFESLNVEAVKAFMKMTYAAREVGVWIIPVSGFRTIEQQEKLFQEQIKRRGSVKEAAKISAPSGYSEHHTGFALDLTDGKFPKKDITLDFETTDAYRWLTSHAKEFGFEMSFPRNNKQGVSFEPWHWRYIGSSDASSVFANARNQR; this is translated from the coding sequence ATGAGAATTTTCTCACAATTGCCTTATCTTGTAAGAATCTTAGTAATTGCCACAATTGTTGCAGTTAGCGTAGTCATTTGTGGTACTTTAGCGATGCGATTTTCAGCGTCAAATCCACCCGTTCAAGCTAAAACTTCTCCAACTGCAACAACCACAGTTGCTGCTCAACCAAACTCAGTAACGCCAGCGCTACCTACAGCAATACCTACTAATTCCACACCTATAGAAGTTAATAAAGTTACAGAAATTCAGAAAAAACCAACATCTAATCAACTTGCTTTTGGGCATTTTCCCTACACGCAAGCCAACCCAAACCAAATGATGCTGATTGGTAGCTATGCGAATGGTGCAGAGCAGCGTTTTGAGTCTTTGAATGTTGAAGCAGTTAAAGCATTTATGAAAATGACTTATGCAGCCAGAGAAGTGGGTGTTTGGATTATTCCTGTTTCTGGTTTTCGCACTATAGAACAACAAGAAAAATTATTTCAAGAACAAATTAAGCGCCGAGGTTCTGTAAAAGAAGCAGCAAAAATTAGTGCCCCTTCTGGATACAGCGAACATCATACAGGCTTTGCTTTAGATTTAACAGATGGTAAATTTCCTAAAAAAGATATTACTTTAGATTTTGAAACTACTGATGCTTATCGTTGGTTGACTAGCCATGCTAAAGAATTCGGCTTTGAAATGTCTTTTCCACGTAATAATAAGCAAGGAGTAAGTTTTGAACCTTGGCACTGGCGATATATAGGTTCATCAGATGCATCTTCTGTATTTGCTAATGCGAGAAATCAGCGATAG